In a single window of the Chondrocystis sp. NIES-4102 genome:
- a CDS encoding ABC transporter-related protein — protein MALVLENIHKSYGKRNIVNRVNLRVMPGEIVGLLGPNGAGKTTTFYIATGLIKPNEGVVKLNERNITTLALHQRARLGMGYLTQQVSIFRHLSVQDNILLVLEQTGVPRSARPIRLQQLLREFRLEKVANTLGSLISGGERRRTELARSLAAGLDGPKYLLLDEPFAGVDPIAVAEMQEIIAQLRDRAIGILITDHNFRETLAITDRAYVMRDGQILASGTAEELYTNPLVKQYYLGDNFQL, from the coding sequence GTGGCTTTAGTATTAGAAAATATTCATAAATCCTATGGTAAAAGAAATATAGTTAATCGCGTTAATCTGCGAGTTATGCCAGGGGAAATAGTAGGATTATTAGGGCCCAATGGCGCAGGCAAAACTACCACTTTTTACATAGCCACAGGTTTAATTAAGCCCAATGAGGGAGTTGTTAAGCTTAATGAGCGCAATATCACTACTCTAGCCCTCCATCAACGAGCGCGTTTAGGCATGGGTTATCTTACCCAACAAGTTAGTATTTTTCGTCACCTAAGTGTCCAGGATAATATACTACTAGTTTTAGAACAAACAGGTGTTCCCAGATCAGCAAGACCAATTCGTTTACAACAATTACTCAGAGAATTTCGTTTAGAAAAAGTAGCCAATACTTTAGGATCTTTAATTTCAGGTGGTGAAAGAAGACGTACCGAACTTGCTAGATCCTTAGCTGCAGGTTTAGATGGGCCGAAATATCTCCTATTAGATGAACCCTTTGCAGGAGTAGATCCCATTGCTGTTGCCGAAATGCAAGAAATCATTGCCCAATTACGCGATCGCGCTATAGGTATTTTAATCACTGATCATAATTTCCGTGAAACTCTAGCCATTACAGATCGCGCCTATGTGATGCGTGATGGTCAAATTCTCGCCTCTGGTACAGCAGAAGAACTATATACCAACCCTTTAGTCAAACAATACTATCTAGGAGACAACTTTCAATTATAG
- a CDS encoding FHA modulated glycosyl transferase/transpeptidase: MANKPPSGNRNSASGVTKAVTQAVQRFQAKVNFNPANFQSGRATPELRIKQANGQEQTYPLVGDRYTLGRSSRCDISIRNPVVSQTHLTIKRNRKQPRSFIVEDENSTNGIYRGKRRFKSFSLFHGESFTLGPPELAAGITIQYYNPPPLWLYLSRYSLYGLGGVLGLLLIILTVEWLKVPVYPIPKESTLPVIVYAGDGETPINPTAQNSTHRELKNLRDFSPYLPQALIASEDSRFYWHFGVDPIGITRAVVINLTSSELRQGASTLTQQLARSLFPEVGRQNTAGRKIREMIVALKLETFYSKDFILKTYLNRVYLGIGSYGFEDAAQFYFEKSAADLDLSEAATLVAILPAPNLYNPVKDYETAVGLRNRIIDRMVKMGMVDETEAERARRSRIEVSPEARNTFSNTVAPYFYSYVLDELQALLGSEVAQEGNFIVETALNPQLQQQAENALKYSINNDGQRYGYSQGAIVTLDSRNGNILSLVGGVNYDQSQFNRVIQAKRQPGSTFKIFTYAAALEQGINPNTKYSCAPVLWKGQQYRGCERSVGDIDMYRGLAQSENVTVLRIAQDVGLDQVIETAKRLGVTSPLAATPGLVIGQSETNVLEMTGAYATIANDGIWNKPHAINRILDGSDCQNPSQRDTCREIYVFEDDQQTYRDVIDQDVTEQLTDMLRAAVEEGTGKAAYLNGDEAGKTGTTDNNVDLWFIGYLPKKDLVTGVWLGNDDNSPTTGSSYQAASLWGRYMKSVSN, from the coding sequence ATGGCTAATAAACCCCCTTCTGGTAATCGAAATTCTGCCTCTGGCGTTACTAAAGCCGTCACCCAAGCAGTACAAAGATTTCAGGCAAAAGTAAACTTTAATCCTGCCAATTTCCAATCAGGTAGAGCGACTCCCGAATTAAGAATTAAACAAGCCAATGGACAAGAACAAACTTATCCCTTAGTTGGCGATCGCTATACCTTGGGGCGTAGTTCTCGTTGTGACATTAGTATTCGCAATCCAGTTGTTAGCCAAACTCATTTAACTATTAAACGTAATCGTAAACAACCGCGTTCATTTATCGTAGAAGATGAAAACTCTACCAACGGTATCTATCGGGGGAAACGTCGTTTTAAATCCTTTTCCCTCTTTCATGGCGAAAGTTTTACCTTGGGGCCGCCAGAATTAGCAGCAGGGATTACTATTCAATACTATAATCCTCCCCCACTATGGTTATATCTTAGTCGTTATTCCCTTTACGGTTTAGGAGGCGTATTAGGACTACTATTAATAATATTAACTGTAGAATGGCTCAAAGTACCTGTATATCCAATACCTAAAGAATCAACCCTGCCCGTAATAGTATACGCGGGTGACGGCGAAACCCCAATCAATCCCACTGCTCAAAATAGTACCCATCGAGAATTAAAAAATCTTAGAGATTTCTCCCCCTATTTACCCCAGGCGTTAATAGCCTCAGAAGACAGTCGCTTTTACTGGCATTTTGGGGTAGATCCCATTGGTATTACTAGAGCAGTGGTAATTAATCTTACCTCATCCGAATTACGCCAAGGAGCAAGCACTCTAACTCAACAATTAGCCCGTAGTCTGTTTCCCGAAGTAGGCAGACAAAATACCGCAGGGCGCAAAATTAGAGAGATGATTGTCGCCTTAAAGTTAGAGACTTTTTATAGCAAAGATTTTATTTTAAAAACTTATCTCAATCGTGTTTATCTAGGAATTGGTAGTTATGGATTTGAAGATGCTGCTCAATTCTACTTTGAAAAGTCGGCAGCAGATTTAGATCTTTCAGAAGCTGCTACCTTGGTGGCAATATTACCAGCCCCCAACCTATACAATCCTGTTAAAGATTACGAGACAGCAGTAGGACTACGCAATCGTATTATCGATCGCATGGTTAAAATGGGTATGGTAGACGAAACAGAAGCAGAAAGAGCTAGGCGATCGCGCATTGAAGTTAGCCCCGAAGCCCGTAATACTTTTTCTAATACCGTTGCTCCCTATTTCTACAGTTATGTATTAGATGAACTACAAGCACTTTTAGGTTCGGAAGTCGCCCAGGAAGGCAATTTTATCGTCGAAACCGCTTTAAATCCCCAACTACAGCAACAAGCAGAAAACGCCTTAAAATATTCAATTAATAACGATGGACAACGCTATGGATACAGTCAAGGAGCGATCGTTACTTTAGATAGTCGTAATGGTAATATCCTTTCTCTAGTTGGGGGAGTAAACTACGATCAAAGTCAATTCAATCGTGTAATTCAGGCAAAAAGACAACCAGGATCAACATTTAAAATCTTTACCTATGCTGCTGCTCTCGAACAAGGTATTAACCCCAATACTAAGTACTCCTGCGCCCCTGTACTTTGGAAAGGGCAACAATACCGTGGATGTGAAAGGAGTGTGGGAGATATTGATATGTATCGCGGACTAGCTCAGTCTGAAAATGTTACCGTCTTAAGAATTGCTCAAGATGTAGGATTAGATCAAGTTATTGAAACCGCTAAACGTTTAGGAGTAACATCTCCCCTAGCAGCAACCCCAGGGTTAGTAATTGGACAAAGCGAAACCAACGTTTTAGAAATGACTGGAGCTTATGCAACCATTGCTAATGATGGTATTTGGAATAAACCCCACGCTATTAATAGAATTCTAGATGGGAGTGATTGCCAAAATCCTAGCCAGCGCGATACCTGTCGGGAAATCTATGTGTTTGAAGATGATCAGCAAACCTATCGAGATGTCATTGATCAAGATGTTACCGAGCAACTTACAGATATGTTGCGAGCCGCAGTTGAGGAGGGTACAGGTAAAGCTGCTTATTTAAACGGCGATGAAGCAGGTAAAACTGGCACAACTGATAATAATGTAGATCTGTGGTTTATTGGGTATCTGCCTAAAAAAGACTTGGTAACAGGGGTTTGGTTGGGCAACGATGATAATTCTCCCACAACGGGTAGTAGTTATCAAGCAGCTAGTCTTTGGGGTAGATATATGAAATCTGTTAGTAATTAA